The genomic interval ACTTCTCCGACCCGTACTTCAACGCCACTCAGGCCCTCCTCGTCGACAAGGACAGCGGCGTCGGCTCCCTCGCCGACGTCAAGGCGGGGAACGTCAAGCTGGGCGCCCAGGCGCAGACCACCGGGGAGGACCACGTGAAGGGCGAGGGCTTCGACCCGGTGTCCTTCGAGTCCTCCGACGCCGTCCTCAACGGCCTGCGCACCGGCCAGGTCGAGGCCGTCGTCATCGACTACCCCGTCGTCCAGGGCTGGCTGAAGGACGAGGCCAACGCCGACGCCTTCACGGTCGCCGAGCAGATCGACACCGGCGAGCAGTACGGCTTCACCGTGAAGAAGGGCAACACCGCCCTGCGCGAGGCCGTGAACAAGGCCCTCGCGGACGCCAAGGCCGACGGCACCTACAAGAAGCTGTACGAGCGGTGGATCGGCCCGTACGACGAGTCCGCCGCCTCCCCGGCCGCGTCCTGACCCCATGGCCGACACGGAGAAGACGCCCGTCCCGCCCAGGCGGAAGGGCCTGACCCGGCGCCAGAAGCGCGGCATCTCGCGCGGCATCCAGTACGCCGTGTTCGTCGCGGCCGTGATCGCCTTCGGGGTCACGGCCGACTGGGGCCGGCTGCAGAACCAGTTCGCGCAGATCGACATCGCCGAGCGGATGTTCCCCGAGATCATCACGCTGGCGCTGAAGAACACCGTGCTCTACACGGTGACCGGCTTCGGCGTCGGGCTCGCGCTCGGCATGGTGATCGCCCTGATGCGGCTGTCGTCCGTCGGCCCCTACCGCTGGCTGGCCGGCGTCTACATCGAGATCTTCCGCGGCCTGCCCGCCCTGCTGATCTTCATCTTCATCGGCGTCGCCGTCCCGCTCGCCTTCCCCGGCACGGAGATCATCGGCGGGACGTACGGCAAGGTCGCCCTCGCGCTCGGCCTGGTCGCCGCCGCCTACATGGCGGAGACGATCCGGGCCGGCATCCAGGCCGTGCCCAAGGGGCAGATGGAGGCGGCCCGCTCGCTGGGCTTCTCGCCCGGCCGCGCCATGGTGTCGATCATCATCCCGCAGGCCTTCCGGATCATCCTGCCGCCGCTCACCAACGAGCTGGTCCTGCTGTTCAAGGACTCCTCGCTGGTGCTGTTCCTCGGCGTCACCCTGGAGGAGCGCGAACTGTCCAAGTACGGCCGCGACCTGGCCAGCCAGACCGCCAACTCCACGCCCATCCTGGTGGCCGGCCTGTGCTACCTGCTGATCACCATCCCGCTCGGCTTCGTCGTGCGCCGCATGGAGGCCAAGGCCCAGGAGGCCGTCCGGTGAGCCGCCCCGAGATCCGCGTCAGCGGCCTGCACAAGTCGTTCGGCGACAACCACGTGCTGCGCGGCATCGACCTGGAGATCGGCCAGGGCGACGTCGTCTGCGTCATCGGTCCGTCCGGGTCCGGCAAGTCCACCCTGCTGCGCTGCGTGAACCTCCTGGAGGAGCCCAGCGAGGGCCAGGTGTTCGTCGGCGGCATCGAGCTGACCGACCCGGACGTCGACATCGACGCCGTACGCCGCCGCATCGGCATGGTGTTCCAGCAGTTCAACCTGTTCCCGCACCTGACCGTGACGGAGAACCTCACGCTGCCGCAGCGCCGGGTGCTCGGGCGCGGCAAGGCACAGGCCGCGAAGGTCGCCGCCGAGAACCTGCGGCGCGTGGGCCTCGCGGAGAAGGCGGACGCCTACCCGTCCTCCCTCTCCGGCGGCCAGCAGCAGCGCGTCGCCATCGCCCGCGCCCTCGCCATGGGCCCCGAGGTGATGCTGTTCGACGAGCCGACCTCCGCGCTCGACCCCGAACTGGTCGGCGACGTCCTCGCGGTGATGCGGATGCTCGCCGACGAGGGCATGACGATGATGGTCGTCACCCACGAGATGACCTTCGCCCGCGAGGTCGCCGACCGGGTGGTCTTCATGGACGGCGGCGTGATCGTCGAGGACGGCAGCCCCGAGCGGGTCATCGGCGCGCCGCGGCACGAGCGCACCCGCCACTTCCTCTCCCGGCTGCTCGACCCCGCCATGGCGGAGGTCGAGGAGGAGACCCCGGACCAGGCGGGGAGGTCCGGCTGACGCACAACTAGGGTGCGCTCCATGAGCGAACGCGCGGTGCTGCACGTGAAGGGACGGATCCTCGTCGGCCCGGACGAGGTCCGCGACGAACTCTGGGTGGTCGACGGGCGCATCTCCTACGACCGTCCCGCCGGGGCCCGTGACATCCGGACCGTCGACGGCTGGGTGCTGCCCGGACTGGTCGACGCCCACTGCCACGTGGGCCTCGACCGGCACGGCGCCGTCCCCGAGGACGTCGCGGAGAAGCAGGCCCTCACCGACCGGGACGCCGGCGCGCTGCTGCTGCGCGACGCCGGCTCGCCGTCCGACACCCGCTGGACCGACGAGCGCGAGGACCTCCCGAAGATCATCCGGGCGGGCCGGCACATCGCCCGCACCCGCCGCTACATCCGGAACTACGCCTGGGAGGTCGAGCCCGACGACCTCGCGGCGTACGTCGCCCAGGAGGCCCGGCGCGGCGACGGGTGGGTCAAACTGGTCGGCGACTGGATCGACCGCGACCTGGGCGACCTGTCGGCCTGCTGGCCGCGGGGCGCCGTCGAGGCGGCGATCGCCGAGGCGCACCGGCTCGGCGCCCGCGTCACCGCCCACTGCTTCGCCGAGGACTCCCTGCGCGACCTGGTCGAGGCCGGCATCGACTGCGTCGAGCACGCCACCGGTCTGACCGACGAGACGATCCCGCTGTTCGCCGAGCGGGGCGTGGCGATCGTCCCCACCCTGGTCAACATCGCCACGTTCCCCGCGCTCGCCGACGGCGGCGAGGCCAAGTTCCCGCGCTGGTCCGCCCACATGCGCCGGCTGCACGAGCGCCGCTACGACACCGTGCGCTCGGCGTACGACGCCGGCATCCCCGTCTTCGTCGGCACCGACGCCGGCGGCGCCCTCCCGCACGGGCTCGCCGCCGAGGAGGTGGCGGAGCTCGCCAGGGCGGGCCTCCCGCCCGTCGAGGCCCTCGCGGCCGGCACCTGGAAGGCCAGGGCGTGGCTCGGCCGTCCCGGTCTCGAGGAGGGCGCCCCGGCCGACCTGGTGGTCTACGACGCCGACCCGCGCGCGGACCTCCGGGTGCTCACCGATCCGCGCCGGGTGGTGCTGAACGGGCGCGTCGTCGCGTAGGACGCGCCCGCCGGTGGGGCCCCGGAGGGTGACGGCGGGGAACAGCCGTACCCCGTAAATCGAAAACGCTCTCCGGTCTTCCTCGAAGGGGTGAAGAGCCGCCGGATCGCTGACGGGGCGGCGAGGGCGCGGACATTCTTTCCGGGTCCCAGCAATGTCCCATGGGGGTCCCACCACCTTGTACACCATCAACGTCCGTACGCCTGCCCGCCGTTGGTCCGCAGCCGCCGTGGCCTGCGCGCTCGCCGCGGGACCCGTCGTCCTCGCCGGTGCGGGGCCGTCGTACGCCACCGAGGGCCACGGCAGCGCGAGCGCCGCCGTCCTGCGCACCGGCCTCGACGTGTCCCTGCTCAACAAGTCGGTGCGGGTCCCGCTCACCGTCTCCCTCAACGAGGTGCGGGCGCCGCAGAGCGCGCGGAAGACGTCCCTCACCGCCACCCTCGACGGCGTGAACGGCGGCAGGCCGTTCAGCGTGCTGCGCGCCGAGGCGGCCGACGCGACCGCGACCGTCGAGGGGGACAGGGCCGAGGCGTCCGCCACCCTCGCCGACGCCCGCCTGCACGTCCCCGGGCTGCCGCTGCTGTCGCTCGTCGAACTCGAGGCGGTCGGCTCCAAGGCGGTCTGCGAGGCGGGCAGGACCCCGCACGCCTCCGTCACCCTGCCCGCCGCCGTCACCGTCCTCGGCAAGCGGGTCTCCCTGAGCTCCGGCGGCCCGGCGCACGTGGAGGCGCCGGGCGTGGGTTCGGTCCGGCTCGACCTGTCCAGGACGGAGACGACCTCGTCCACGGCCACCGCCGTCGCCCTGAGGCTGGAGGTGTCGGTCGACCCGGGGGAGCTGAACGTGGCCGAGGTGGAGGGGCACCTCACGCTGGCCGAGTCCCGGTGCGAGACGCCGGCGTCGTCCGAGGAGGAGGCCCCGGAGGCCGCCGCCCCCGAGGCTCCCGGGAAGACCGACGGCGCCCCCGCGAAGGAGGAGGCCGCCGTCGGACCCCAGGGCGCCCCCGCGGAGACCAGCCTCGCCGAAACGGGCGGCGACCCGGCGACCCCGTACGTGACGGCCGGCGCGGTCGCGCTGCTCGCGGCGGGCGGCGGAGCGGTGTTCCTGTCCCGGAGGGGCCGCCGCACCTGACCCGGAGCCGCCGGTCACGGAGGGGACGCCCCCGTGACCGGCGCCCCGCTCCGTCCGGAACGCACCGGCCCCTCCGGGACCGTCACCGTCCCGGAGGGGCCGCTCCGGGTCCGCGAAGGCGGCGGTCAGCCGGCCAGCGCCCGGTCCAGCGCGCGCAGGAAGCCCTCCGTCGTCTCCCGGTCCCGTACCGCCAGGCGCAGCCAGTCCTCGTCCAGGCCCGGGAACGTGTCGCCGCGGCGGGCCGCGTAGCCGAGGGCGCGCAAGCGCTCCCGCACCCCCGCCGCGTCCGGCACGCGGAGCAGGACGAAGGGGCCCTCGGCCGGTTCCACCACCCGCAGGCCGCGGGACGCGAACTCCCGCAGACCGGCGACCAGACACGACCGGTCCTCGGCGATGCGCAGGGCCGCCCCGGCCGCCTCCTCGAGGGCGGCCGGGGCCACGCACGCCTCCGCCGCCGCCAGCGCCGGCGTCGACACCGGCCACAGCGGCTGCGCCCGCTCCAGCTCCGTGACGATCTCCGGGGCCGCGAGGACGTACCCGATGCGCAGGCCCGCCAGCCCCCACGTCTTGGTGAGGCTGCGGAGGACGACGAGACCCGGCACGTCCGTCCGCCCGGCCAGGGCCTCCCGCTCACCCGGCACCGCGTCCATGAACGCCTCGTCCACCACGAGCGTGCGCCCCGGCCGGGCCAGCCGGGCCAGCGCCTTCGCCGGGTGCAGCACGGACGTCGGGTTGGTCGGGTTGCCGACCACCACCAGATCCGCGTCCTCCGGGACCGCCGCCGGGTCGAGGCGGAAGCCGTCGGCCTCCCGCAGCAGCACCCGGTCCACCGTGTGCCCGGCGTCCCGAAGCGCCGCCTCCGGCTCGGTGAACTGCGGGTGCACCACCACCGGCCGCGACACCTTCAGCGCCCGCGCCAGCAGCACGAACGCCTCCGCCGCGCCCGCCGTCAGCAGCACCCGCTCCACGGGCAGCCCGTGCCGCGCCGCCACCGCGGCCCGCGCGGCCCGCCCGTCCGGGTAGGCGGCGAGCCCGGAAAGCGACGCCGCTATGCGGTCCCGCAGCCACGCCGGGGGCGTGTCCGCGCGGACGTTGACCGCGAGGTCGACGAGTGTGCCGCCGCCGTCGCGGACCTCGGCGTCACCGTGATGGCGCAGGTCGTGACCGCGGGCCGGCTCAGTGGGCATGGGTGTGCGCGTGGGAATGACCATGCCCGTGATGATGGTGCCCGTCGTCGTCGGGGTGGAAATGCGGCTGCTGCGGCAGCCCCACCTTGTCCTCGAAGCCGGGCAGCGCGATCCGGTACACGCACGTGTCGCAGTTCATCCGCAGATCGCCCTTGACGGCCTCCTCGTACCGCTCCAGGACCAGGTCCAGCAGCTCCGGCTCGGGGCCGATGACGTCCGCCGACCGCACCTCGGTGTCCGGACGCGCCGCCGCCCACTCCTCGGTCTGCGTCCGCACCCGGTCCGGCAGGATCCCGGTGAACAGGAAGTACGGCAGCACGACGATCCGCCGCGCCCCCAGCCGGGCGCAGCGCTCGAGCCCGCTCGGCACGTCCGGCGCGGCCAGCGACACGAACGCGGTCTCCACGCCCGCCCAGCCGCGCCCCTCCCACAGCAGCCGGGCCGCCTTGAACACCTCGGCGTTGGCATCCGGGTCCGTCGACCCGCGCCCCACCAGCAGCACGGTCACCTCGGCGGGGTCCCAGGACGGGTCCACCGCCTCCGCGAGCCGCCGCTCCAGCACCCGCAGCAGCGCCGGGTGCGGGCCCAGCGGACGGCCGTACGTGTACGAGAGGCCGGGGTGGCGTTCCTTCTCGCGGGCCAGCGCGGCCGGGATGTCGCCCTTGGCGTGTCCGGCGGACACCAGCATCAGCGGCACGGCCGCGAACCGCCGCACCCCCCGCTCCACCAGTCCGGCGACGGCCTCGCCGAGCGGCGGCGGGGACAGTTCGATGAAGCCGCCCGCGACGGGCAGGTCGGGCCGGCGGCGGCCCAGCTCCCGCACGAAGGCGCGGAACGCCTCCGCTCCGGCGTCGTCCCGGGTGCCGTGTCCGGCGATGAGCAGGGCGGGCGGGGTGGTCACAGGGTCTCCTCGGTCGGAAGGGGGTGGTACAGCAGGGCGTTGAGCGCGGCGGCGGCGACCGCCGACCCGCCCTTCTCGGACACGTTGCTCACGGCGGGCAGCCCGCTCTCCCGCAGCGCCGCCTTGGACTCGACGGCGCCGACGAACCCGACGGGCAGGCCGACGACGAGCGCGGGGGAGGCGTCCAGGGTCAGCAGCTCCTCCAGCGCGGTGGGGGCGCAGCCGATCACCCACAGGGCGCCGGGACCGACCTCCTCGTAGGCGAGCCGCACGGCGTGCGCGGACCGGGTGAGCCCCGGCCCGGACCGCGCGTCGCGCAGCCGGCACACGGTCTCGCGGCGGGTGATCCCGGCCGCGACCATCTCCACGTCCGCGACGACCGGCGCGCCCGCGTGCAGCGCGGCGTGCGCGCGCACCAGGTCGTCCTCGTCCATGACGAGGTCGCGGGCGTACTCCAGGTCGGCGGAGGAGTGCACGACCCGCTCCACGACCGCGCGGGTCAGCGGCGGGAAGCGCGTGGTGTCGAGGCGGGCGCGCAGCCGCCGGAAGGACTCCTGCTCGATGGGGTGGATCACGCGGTTCACCGGGTCTCCTCCTGCCAGCGGTAGCCGCGCGGGGTGACCATGCGCCCCGCGATCTGCCGGGTCGCCGTGTTGCCCACGGTCACGACCGTCATCATGTCGACCGTCGCCGGGTCCAGCGCGGCCAGTGTGGTCAGCCGCACGGACTCGTCCGCGCGGGACGCGTTGCGCACCACCCCGACGGGGGTGGCGGGCGCGCGGTGCCCGGCGAGGACGGCGAGCGCCTTCGGCAGCTGCCAGTCGCGGCCCCGGCTGCGCGGGTTGTAGAACGTCACCACCAGGTCCGCCTCGGCCGCCGCCCGCACCCGCCGCTCGATGACCTCCCACGGCGTGTGCAGGTCGGACAGGCTGATCGACACATGGTCGTGGCCCAGCGGAGCGCCGAGCAGCGCGCTCGCCGCGAGCGCCGCCGTCACCCCGGGCACGCCGACCACGTCGATGTCGTCGGACGCCTCCGCGAGCGCCGGGGACGCCATCGCGTACACCCCCGCGTCGCCGCTGCCGATCAGCGCGACCGCCTGCCCGCGCCGGGCCTCCGCGACGGCCGTGCGCGCCCGCTCCTCCTCCGCGCCGAGCCCCGACTGCAGCACGCGCGTGCCGGGCCGCAGCAGGTCGCGGATCTGGTCGACGTACTGGTCCAGGCCCACCAGCACGGAGGCGCGCCGCAGTTCGTCGCGCGCCCGCGGGGTGAGCAGGTCCCGCGCGCCGGGCCCGAGCCCGACCACCGCGAGCCGCCCCCGCCCCGGACGCCGTACGACGGCGCAGGTCGCCATGGCCGGGGACCCCGCCGACTTCCGCTTGGGCACGAGGAGTTCACCCCCGCCCACGAGCGCGGCGGCCTCCGCGACCGACGGGGTGCCGACGGCGTCCAGCGGCGCGTCGGACGGGTTCGGCACCTCGACCCGCGCCAGCTCCCCGGCGGGGTGCGTCACCAGCGGCACCCCCAGCCTCCGGGCGGCCTCCACGAGCCCCGGCTCCCCGGCCTTGGCGTCCACGGTGGCCAGCTCGGCCACGGACGCGGCCGACAGCCCCGCCTCCCGCAGGGCGTCCCCGACGAGCCCGAGCACCTCCTCGACGGGGGCGCCCTTCGACGCGCCCACCCCGACGACGAGGCTCGGCGGCCGCAACACGGCCTCCCCGTCGGCGGGTTCGACCAGCCGGTCCGTCACCCGGACCGTGTACGCGCCCTCGTCGGCGACCGGGAGCGGCGGCAGCGGCCAGGCCACCTCCGCGCGCAGCGCCACCGCCTCCCCGTCCAGCAGCGCCCGCGACACGGCGGCGACATCGCCCTCCACCGGCAGGCCCAGCGTGTCGAGTCCGGGCAGGCCCACCGCGTCCGTCGCGGTCGTCACCACCGGCTCCGCGCCCAGCACCTCGCCGACCTGGCGGGCCAGGTCGTTCGCCCCGCCGCCGTGCCCGCCGAGCAGCGACACCGCGAACCGGCCCGCCTCGTCCACGCACACCACGCCCGGATCGTTCGCCTTGCCGTCCAGCAGCGGCGCCACCAGCCGCACCACGGCCCCGGTGGCGAGGAAACACACCAGCCGGTCGCACTCGGCGAACGCGGCCCGTACCGCGTCCGCCACCGGACCGTCGTACACGCGCGTGCGGCCGGGCCAGGCGGCGGCCAGCCGGTCGCGCGCCGCCGCTCCCGCCGCCGTGGCGGAGATGAGGCCGATCACTCGCAGACTCCTTCACTGTGCGCCGGGGGCCGGACGCCCCACAGCAGGAAAACCGGATTGGCGGCCGCCAGCCGGGTCACGTCCCCCGGGAGCGGCGCGAGCCGCGACGACTGCAGCAGCACGCCGTCGCAGACCAGACCGGCGCCGGTCAGCGCCGCACGGGCGGCCGGCACCCGGTCGAGCGCGGCCAGCGCCACGACGACCGCCCGCCGCGCCCGGCGCGCGCACGCGGTGACGACCGCCGGCAGTTCCCGGCCCCCGCCGCCGACGAACACGGCGTCCGGATCGTCGTCCAGCCCGCCCAGCGCCCCGGGCGCCTCCCCGTGCACCACCCGCACGTCGACGCCGTGCGCGGCGGCGTTGGCGCGCACCCGCTCCACGCCGTCCGCGTCGCGTTCCACGGCGACGGCCGCCGCACCGAGCCGCGCGCACTCCACGGCCACCGACCCCGACCCCGCGCCGACGTCCCACACCAGGTCGCCGGGGCGCGGTCCCAGCCGCGCCAGCGCCAGCGCCCGCACCTCGAACTTGGTGATCATCGAGTCCCGGTGCGCGAACTCCGCCTCGGGCAGCGCCCATCCGGCCGGACGCTCCGCGAGCCCCGCGACCGTACGGGCAGGTCCCAGCGCCCGCTCCTCGTCCAGGCACAGCACCACGCTCACCGCGGAACCCCAGTCCCGGCCGGCCGCCTCCTCGGGCGTCACCCGCTCCACCGACTCCCCGGCCGACCCCAGCCCGGACGCGACGACCAGCACCCGTCGCTCCCCGCGCAGCGCCGCCCCCAGCTCGGCGGGTCCCGCGCCGGGCCCGGTCAGCACGGCGGCCTTCGGGTGCGCCCGGCACACGTTGACCGCCGTACGCGGGTCCCGGCCGTGCGCGCTGACCACCACGGCGTCGTCCCACGGCAGCCCGGCCCGCGCGAAGGCGGCCGCGACGGAGGACACCCCGGGCCGCACGTCGAGCCGCTCCGGCCCGAACCGCTCGGCCAGCGCCCGCACGATCCCGAAGAACCCCGGATCACCCGAGGCCAGCACCGCCACGGGCCGCTCCTCGGCCACGTACGCGGCGACGGTGTCGAGGGCGGGCGCCAGCGGCCCCAGCACCACCCGCTCGGCCCCCTCCGGCAGCTCCACGGCGTCCAGGTGCCGCCGCCCGCCGACCACGAGCGCGGCCTCCTCGGGCACCCGGACGCCGGCCGGCCCGCCCGTACCCGTGCCGACCACGGTGATCATGTGCTCGCCCCCCGCTCCCGCAGCTCCCTGCGGGCCCGCGGGTCGGCCTTGCGGAAGCCGTGGAAGTGCCCCGGGTGGTACAGGTGCGAGCGGGTGCCGTGCGCGTCGAGGGCGGGACCGACCAGGAACAGCGTGTGCTTCCACAGCTTGTGCTCCTTGACCGTCTCCTCCAGCGTGCCGATCGTGCACCGCACGACCAGCTCCTCCGGCCAGGTCGCCTGGTACGCCACCACGACCGGCGTGGACGTCGGATAGCCGCCCTCCAGCAGCTCCCGCACCAGCTGCCCGCTGCGCGCCGCCGACAGGAACACCGCCATCGTGGTGCCGTGCCGCGCGAACTCCCGGACCTCCTCACCCGGCGGCATCGGCGTCTTGCCGCCGCCCAGCCGGGTGAGGATCACCGACTGCGCCACCTCCGGGACCGTCAGCTCCCGCCCCGCGAGCGCCGCCACCGCCGAGAACGACGACACGCCCGGCACGATCTCCGTCGGGATGCCCAGCTCCGCGCACCGGTCGAGCTGCTCCTGGGTGCCGCCCCACAGCGCGGGGTCACCCGAGTGGATCCGCGCGACCCTTCGCCCTTCGTCACGGGCCCGCGCGTAGACGGCCACCACGTCCTCCAGCGACATCGTCGCCGAGTCCAGGACCTCGGCGTCCTGGCGCGCGTGCTCCAGGACCTCCGCCTGGACCAGGCTGGCGGCCCAGATCACCACGTCCGCCTCGGCGATGGCCCGCGCGCCGCGGAACGTCAGCAGATCGGCGGCGCCGGGACCGGCCCCGACGAAGGTCACCTTGCCGGTGGGGGCGTCGGTCATGGAAACAGGTCCTTCCCTGCGTGCGGTCGGAAGTAGGGGTGCGGCGAGCGGCTGTCACGCGTGCGCGAGCGGCCGCCGATCGGATACGAAGGGCACATGGCGGTCCTCGTCGCGCTGGGCGCGTTCCTGATGACGCTGGCCGGCGGCTGGTCGGCACACCGTGTGACCGACCGCCGCCACCTGGTGCTGGGCCTGGCCGGCGGACTGATGCTCGGCGTGGTCGGCCTGGAACTCCTCCCGGAGTCCCTGGAGGCCGCCGGCACCGAGGTGTACGGGGTACCGGCGGCGCTGCTCCTCTTCGTCGCCGGCTTCCTGCTGGCCCATCTGGTGGAACGGCTCCTCGCCCACCTCCCCCGGCATCTCGACTCCGCTCGAGCCGGGGGGACCCCCATGGCCGCGCACGGGGCGGCCGAGAACCACGGCCGCACCCCCGAGGTGGGCCTCACCGCGGCGGCGGCGATGGTCGGGCACAGCGCGATGGACGGCGTGGCGATCGGCGCCGCCTTCCAGGTCGGCGGCGGCATGGGCGCCGCCGTCGCGGTCGCCGTGATCGCCCACGACTTCGCGGACGGCTTCAACACGTACACACTCACCCACGCCTACGGCAACGCCCGCCGCCGCGCCCTCGCGATGCTGGGGGCGGACGCCGTGGCGCCGGTCGCGGGCGCCGCCTCCACCCTCTTCTTCACGATCCCGGAGCCGCTGCTCGGCGGCTACCTCGGCCTGTTCGGCGGCGCGCTGCTCTACCTCGCGGCGGCCGAGATCCTGCCCGAGGCGCACCACGCCCACCCGGCCCGCTCCACGCTGGTGTGCACGGTCGCCGGGGTGCTGTTCATCTGGCTGGTCGTGGGCGCCGCCCACTGACCGCCCGCCGGTCCGCCTCACAGCTTCCCGCCCCGCCCGCCCCCACGCCGGGGCGGCGCGATGAGCGTCGACAGATACGGCAACGGCGTCCCGTCCAACTCCGCCGCGGACCGTACGGACTCCTCCGGCAGCCCGAGCGCGGACCCCCACACCGCGTCGTCGAGCCGCCCGGTCTCCCGCAGCGCGTCGGCGACCTCACCGGCCTGCCGCCCGAACTTGTACGCGACGACCGTGCCGGGCCCGGCCAGAGCCTCCTTCAGCACGGACGCCCCGGCGGTCACCGGCACCAGGGTGAGCGGCTCGGTCCCCTCCGTCAGCACGGCTCCCGACCGCGCCGCGAGATCCTGCATGGCGGTGATCCCCGGCACGGTCTCCACGACCACCCCCGGCACCAGCCCGGCGACGGTCTGCGCGAGATAAGTGAAGGTCGAATAGACGTTGGGATCGCCGATGGTCGCGAACGCCACGCGCCCCCGCTCCCGCAACAGTCCGGCGACCCGCTCGCCGGCCGCGTCCCAGGCGGCCTCGCGGCGTGCCCGGTCGGTCCGCTCGTTCAGCGCGAACACCACCCGGACGACCTTCTCGGCGGGTACGTAGTGCAGCACGGTCGCCTCGGCCCGCCCCCGCTCACCCGTGTCCATCACGGGGACGACGACGACCTCGGCGGCCCGCAGCGCGTTGACCCCCTTGACGGTCACCAGCTCCGGGTCGCCGGGCCCGACGCCCACCCCGATCAGCCTGCTGCTCATG from Streptomyces sp. DH-12 carries:
- a CDS encoding SCO1860 family LAETG-anchored protein gives rise to the protein MYTINVRTPARRWSAAAVACALAAGPVVLAGAGPSYATEGHGSASAAVLRTGLDVSLLNKSVRVPLTVSLNEVRAPQSARKTSLTATLDGVNGGRPFSVLRAEAADATATVEGDRAEASATLADARLHVPGLPLLSLVELEAVGSKAVCEAGRTPHASVTLPAAVTVLGKRVSLSSGGPAHVEAPGVGSVRLDLSRTETTSSTATAVALRLEVSVDPGELNVAEVEGHLTLAESRCETPASSEEEAPEAAAPEAPGKTDGAPAKEEAAVGPQGAPAETSLAETGGDPATPYVTAGAVALLAAGGGAVFLSRRGRRT
- the cobC gene encoding Rv2231c family pyridoxal phosphate-dependent protein CobC; this translates as MPTEPARGHDLRHHGDAEVRDGGGTLVDLAVNVRADTPPAWLRDRIAASLSGLAAYPDGRAARAAVAARHGLPVERVLLTAGAAEAFVLLARALKVSRPVVVHPQFTEPEAALRDAGHTVDRVLLREADGFRLDPAAVPEDADLVVVGNPTNPTSVLHPAKALARLARPGRTLVVDEAFMDAVPGEREALAGRTDVPGLVVLRSLTKTWGLAGLRIGYVLAAPEIVTELERAQPLWPVSTPALAAAEACVAPAALEEAAGAALRIAEDRSCLVAGLREFASRGLRVVEPAEGPFVLLRVPDAAGVRERLRALGYAARRGDTFPGLDEDWLRLAVRDRETTEGFLRALDRALAG
- a CDS encoding sirohydrochlorin chelatase, with the translated sequence MTTPPALLIAGHGTRDDAGAEAFRAFVRELGRRRPDLPVAGGFIELSPPPLGEAVAGLVERGVRRFAAVPLMLVSAGHAKGDIPAALAREKERHPGLSYTYGRPLGPHPALLRVLERRLAEAVDPSWDPAEVTVLLVGRGSTDPDANAEVFKAARLLWEGRGWAGVETAFVSLAAPDVPSGLERCARLGARRIVVLPYFLFTGILPDRVRTQTEEWAAARPDTEVRSADVIGPEPELLDLVLERYEEAVKGDLRMNCDTCVYRIALPGFEDKVGLPQQPHFHPDDDGHHHHGHGHSHAHTHAH
- a CDS encoding precorrin-8X methylmutase — encoded protein: MNRVIHPIEQESFRRLRARLDTTRFPPLTRAVVERVVHSSADLEYARDLVMDEDDLVRAHAALHAGAPVVADVEMVAAGITRRETVCRLRDARSGPGLTRSAHAVRLAYEEVGPGALWVIGCAPTALEELLTLDASPALVVGLPVGFVGAVESKAALRESGLPAVSNVSEKGGSAVAAAALNALLYHPLPTEETL
- a CDS encoding amino acid ABC transporter permease, with amino-acid sequence MADTEKTPVPPRRKGLTRRQKRGISRGIQYAVFVAAVIAFGVTADWGRLQNQFAQIDIAERMFPEIITLALKNTVLYTVTGFGVGLALGMVIALMRLSSVGPYRWLAGVYIEIFRGLPALLIFIFIGVAVPLAFPGTEIIGGTYGKVALALGLVAAAYMAETIRAGIQAVPKGQMEAARSLGFSPGRAMVSIIIPQAFRIILPPLTNELVLLFKDSSLVLFLGVTLEERELSKYGRDLASQTANSTPILVAGLCYLLITIPLGFVVRRMEAKAQEAVR
- a CDS encoding amino acid ABC transporter ATP-binding protein, which gives rise to MSRPEIRVSGLHKSFGDNHVLRGIDLEIGQGDVVCVIGPSGSGKSTLLRCVNLLEEPSEGQVFVGGIELTDPDVDIDAVRRRIGMVFQQFNLFPHLTVTENLTLPQRRVLGRGKAQAAKVAAENLRRVGLAEKADAYPSSLSGGQQQRVAIARALAMGPEVMLFDEPTSALDPELVGDVLAVMRMLADEGMTMMVVTHEMTFAREVADRVVFMDGGVIVEDGSPERVIGAPRHERTRHFLSRLLDPAMAEVEEETPDQAGRSG
- the cobJ gene encoding precorrin-3B C(17)-methyltransferase, which translates into the protein MIGLISATAAGAAARDRLAAAWPGRTRVYDGPVADAVRAAFAECDRLVCFLATGAVVRLVAPLLDGKANDPGVVCVDEAGRFAVSLLGGHGGGANDLARQVGEVLGAEPVVTTATDAVGLPGLDTLGLPVEGDVAAVSRALLDGEAVALRAEVAWPLPPLPVADEGAYTVRVTDRLVEPADGEAVLRPPSLVVGVGASKGAPVEEVLGLVGDALREAGLSAASVAELATVDAKAGEPGLVEAARRLGVPLVTHPAGELARVEVPNPSDAPLDAVGTPSVAEAAALVGGGELLVPKRKSAGSPAMATCAVVRRPGRGRLAVVGLGPGARDLLTPRARDELRRASVLVGLDQYVDQIRDLLRPGTRVLQSGLGAEEERARTAVAEARRGQAVALIGSGDAGVYAMASPALAEASDDIDVVGVPGVTAALAASALLGAPLGHDHVSISLSDLHTPWEVIERRVRAAAEADLVVTFYNPRSRGRDWQLPKALAVLAGHRAPATPVGVVRNASRADESVRLTTLAALDPATVDMMTVVTVGNTATRQIAGRMVTPRGYRWQEETR
- a CDS encoding ABC transporter substrate-binding protein; amino-acid sequence: MKTLLGRRTRVLAATTATAGMILLAACTSTDDGGGGSTTAAGGVELVKAGQLTTCTHLPYPPFQSEIDGEVQGFDVALIDLVADDLGVKQQILDTPFENFKTGAFLNSGECDLAAAGMTITEERKKNVDFSDPYFNATQALLVDKDSGVGSLADVKAGNVKLGAQAQTTGEDHVKGEGFDPVSFESSDAVLNGLRTGQVEAVVIDYPVVQGWLKDEANADAFTVAEQIDTGEQYGFTVKKGNTALREAVNKALADAKADGTYKKLYERWIGPYDESAASPAAS
- a CDS encoding amidohydrolase family protein, whose amino-acid sequence is MSERAVLHVKGRILVGPDEVRDELWVVDGRISYDRPAGARDIRTVDGWVLPGLVDAHCHVGLDRHGAVPEDVAEKQALTDRDAGALLLRDAGSPSDTRWTDEREDLPKIIRAGRHIARTRRYIRNYAWEVEPDDLAAYVAQEARRGDGWVKLVGDWIDRDLGDLSACWPRGAVEAAIAEAHRLGARVTAHCFAEDSLRDLVEAGIDCVEHATGLTDETIPLFAERGVAIVPTLVNIATFPALADGGEAKFPRWSAHMRRLHERRYDTVRSAYDAGIPVFVGTDAGGALPHGLAAEEVAELARAGLPPVEALAAGTWKARAWLGRPGLEEGAPADLVVYDADPRADLRVLTDPRRVVLNGRVVA